A stretch of Roseibium porphyridii DNA encodes these proteins:
- a CDS encoding GcvT family protein, which yields MKSRTRAVVIGGGIAGCSTLFHLTQEGWSDVVLVERNELTSGTTWHSAAQVTNFGMNQTMVGLKSHSIRLYKELAENPDYPINYHHGDGGMRLANTKAQMQGYRHFASMARAMDVHFEVIDADECARRHPLVSKDNLLGGLWDPLDGDIDPAQLCQALAFHSRKAGAEIYRNTPVTALTQHRDDTWTVHTEHGDIDCDVVVNACGYRVNEVAAMMDVHHPVASMEHQYFLTEDIPEIVAAGHRMPLIRCPISDYYCRQEKQGLLIGFYEQGCKTFGMDGIDPNFVNALCPDDLDRIMDVLEGAFARMPALTSAGIRSVINGPITYTIDGAPLVGPIPGKRNAFCIIGLRAGLGEGGGHGWLLAQQIVHGEACYDTWCIDPRRFTGHANVELTSVKAIEDYQNEFRFHFPHEHRPAGRPAKTTPLTPILKVEGAEFTVVNGWERVDYIKPNEAFHPSLGYGFDEAFEVVKHEVENVRDNVGLCEVNGFNRIEISGADRHSFLDRLVCSTVPKRDGRVGLGYLLNHHGRIKCEATFANLPRSDRGPARVWYGSAAASEFHDMDWLQQHLRDNEDVEIKSLTNDQTILVLAGPNARKVLSGCARGDWSAEAFPWLSVRECFVGFAPATVMSVSFSGELAYEIHVPNASLYGAYLALRKAGAPFDMKLFGARAVETMRLEKGFFHWKADLLTEFNPFETGLDRFVKMSKDTFIGRASLQEHMANGPTKRMVTLRIEAEHAPAPPGASLMMDARVVGTVTSGDWGHRVGLNLAYAFVDPAFSEVGNTMTLDLCGELITATVIPHSPYDPGHLLMRS from the coding sequence ATGAAGTCGCGTACCAGGGCCGTGGTCATCGGCGGAGGCATTGCTGGATGCTCAACGCTCTTTCATCTCACGCAAGAAGGCTGGAGCGACGTTGTCCTCGTCGAACGCAATGAGCTGACAAGTGGCACGACCTGGCATTCAGCAGCCCAAGTGACGAACTTTGGCATGAACCAAACGATGGTCGGCCTCAAAAGTCATTCCATCCGCCTGTATAAGGAACTTGCGGAGAACCCTGATTACCCGATCAACTATCATCATGGCGATGGTGGTATGCGGCTGGCGAATACCAAAGCCCAGATGCAGGGTTATCGGCATTTCGCCTCCATGGCTCGTGCAATGGACGTGCATTTTGAAGTTATTGACGCAGACGAATGCGCCCGCCGTCACCCGCTGGTTTCCAAGGATAATCTCCTGGGTGGATTGTGGGATCCCCTGGACGGCGACATCGACCCTGCTCAATTGTGCCAGGCCCTCGCCTTTCATTCCCGCAAGGCAGGCGCTGAAATCTACCGCAACACCCCCGTAACGGCTTTAACCCAACACCGGGACGACACATGGACGGTGCATACCGAACACGGAGATATTGACTGCGATGTCGTTGTCAACGCGTGCGGCTATCGGGTCAATGAAGTCGCCGCCATGATGGATGTGCACCACCCGGTCGCCTCCATGGAACACCAGTATTTTCTTACCGAAGACATTCCGGAGATTGTTGCGGCAGGTCACCGGATGCCGCTCATTCGGTGCCCCATCAGCGACTATTATTGCCGCCAGGAAAAACAGGGACTGCTGATCGGTTTTTACGAGCAAGGCTGCAAGACCTTCGGCATGGATGGCATTGACCCAAACTTCGTCAACGCGCTTTGTCCAGACGATCTCGATCGCATCATGGATGTTTTGGAAGGCGCATTTGCAAGAATGCCCGCGCTCACAAGTGCCGGAATCCGCTCGGTAATAAACGGCCCCATAACCTATACGATTGACGGGGCACCGCTTGTCGGCCCCATTCCGGGCAAGCGAAACGCCTTTTGCATAATCGGCCTCAGAGCTGGCCTTGGAGAAGGTGGCGGCCACGGATGGCTTCTGGCCCAGCAGATCGTTCACGGCGAGGCCTGCTACGATACCTGGTGCATCGACCCGCGAAGATTTACCGGGCATGCCAATGTCGAGCTGACATCAGTGAAAGCGATCGAAGACTATCAGAACGAATTCCGTTTTCACTTTCCACATGAACACCGACCTGCTGGAAGACCGGCCAAAACAACCCCGCTCACGCCCATATTGAAGGTCGAGGGTGCAGAGTTCACTGTGGTCAATGGCTGGGAACGCGTCGACTACATCAAGCCAAATGAAGCCTTTCATCCCTCACTTGGCTACGGGTTCGATGAAGCGTTTGAGGTGGTCAAGCACGAGGTTGAAAACGTCCGGGACAACGTCGGCCTTTGCGAAGTCAATGGTTTCAACAGAATTGAGATTTCAGGCGCCGACCGGCATTCCTTTCTGGATCGTCTCGTCTGCAGCACTGTTCCAAAGCGCGATGGCCGTGTCGGACTTGGCTATCTTCTCAATCATCATGGCAGGATCAAATGCGAAGCAACATTTGCAAACTTGCCAAGGAGCGATCGCGGCCCAGCCCGCGTCTGGTATGGCTCTGCCGCTGCAAGTGAATTCCATGACATGGACTGGCTGCAGCAGCACCTTCGAGACAACGAAGATGTTGAGATCAAAAGCCTGACCAATGATCAGACCATCCTTGTTCTTGCCGGACCGAATGCAAGAAAGGTCCTGTCCGGATGCGCACGAGGCGACTGGTCCGCTGAAGCCTTTCCGTGGCTTAGCGTCCGCGAGTGTTTTGTCGGATTTGCGCCTGCCACAGTCATGTCAGTGAGCTTCTCCGGTGAATTGGCCTATGAAATCCATGTTCCGAATGCGTCGCTCTATGGCGCATATCTTGCGCTCCGAAAGGCAGGAGCGCCGTTTGACATGAAGCTGTTTGGTGCGCGCGCGGTGGAGACCATGCGCCTGGAGAAAGGCTTTTTCCACTGGAAGGCGGATCTTCTGACTGAGTTCAATCCCTTTGAGACCGGCCTCGATCGATTTGTGAAAATGTCCAAGGACACATTCATTGGAAGAGCCTCCCTTCAAGAACACATGGCGAATGGGCCAACCAAAAGGATGGTTACGCTGAGAATTGAAGCCGAACATGCGCCGGCGCCACCGGGAGCCTCGCTCATGATGGATGCGCGAGTCGTCGGTACGGTGACGTCCGGCGACTGGGGACACAGGGTTGGACTGAACCTGGCCTATGCCTTTGTTGACCCGGCCTTTTCAGAAGTCGGAAACACCATGACGCTCGATCTGTGCGGCGAGTTGATCACGGCGACCGTCATTCCACATTCACCATATGATCCCGGACATCTACTCATGCGGAGCTGA